CACGACGGGTATAAGGGATTTTTGCGGCGGCGGCAGTTTCGGGTCAGGACCGGTGCCCTCGCGCACGTCCAGCCGGGCACGACCGCCGCATGCGGCGAGCGCGGCGCAGATCACGACGACAGCCCATCGGGCGTACATACGACCTCCCGGCTTCAGGCAGGCATCGGTTCGGCCGTCTGCCCGACCTCCTCGGCCACCATCTGGCGGCAGCTTTCCGCGCAACGCCGGCACGCTTCGGCGCAGTCGTCCATCTTGCCGACGGAGTCGCAATCCGCGGCGCAGGCTTCGCACACCGCCGCGCAGGCGCGGCAGAGTTCCTCGTAGAACGGTGTACTGCTGAGCAGATAGGCGGCGGTGGTGCGGCACACGTCCGCACAGCCGGTCATCAGGCGGATATGAACCGGCGCGATGTGCCGGCCGCCCGCCTCCAGGCAAAAGTTCATGGCCGCCGCCAGGCACGTGCGAAAGCAGGTCAGGCAATCCTGGATGCAGCGGGCGGCGTCGCGAGTCGATGGGGAATTCATCGGCGTGTTCCTTCTGGTTCGGGCCGAGGCCGGTGGCGCGGAAAGGCCGCGATCGCTCATCCTCAGCGGTTCTTCGGACGGCGCTGCAGATCCCGTGCCGCGCGACGGTCGGGCTCGTCGAGCGCGCCCGATGCGTTACGGCAGTGCGATGAATCTGTTATCGAAAGGGCTGTGGCAGCTACGTCAGCGATAGCGAGAACCGGGGCGTCGGCCGCTCCTTTCACGGCAGCGGCGCGCCGATCGGGCAATCACCCCGCTTTCACCACGCTGTATGCCGGGCAACGGGCCGCAGCGGGTTCAGCAGGCGCTGGCACAGGTATCGCAGTTGGCGCTCAGTCGTTCGGCGCGGCGCCGCCGCGAACGACGACGCTGACGGGATTCGGGTGTCTTGCACACCAGCGCCCTATCGAAGGAGTCGAAGCATGAAATCCCTACTGTCCTGTGCCCTCGTTACGCTTGCTTGCCTCG
This genomic stretch from Tahibacter amnicola harbors:
- a CDS encoding ferredoxin, with protein sequence MNSPSTRDAARCIQDCLTCFRTCLAAAMNFCLEAGGRHIAPVHIRLMTGCADVCRTTAAYLLSSTPFYEELCRACAAVCEACAADCDSVGKMDDCAEACRRCAESCRQMVAEEVGQTAEPMPA